The nucleotide sequence AACTCGTTCGCGGCCTCGTTCTGTGCCACCGCGAGGACCGCTCCCGAACTCGGTTTAAGCGCGACGATGACAGCCGGTTCCGCCACATCAACGATTGCGTCCTGCGCTGCCATCTGGACTTCGAGGTCGAGTTCGGTCTTGACATCGCTCAGTGGGATCCCCGGTTCTGACGCGAGGACTGTCGCGGATCCGCCGACATCAACCAGTTCAACAGTCCAGCCTGCAGACTCCTCCTGTCGCTCCTCCCACGAGTCCCGAAGAACACCAAAAACGGGAGAGCTAAGCGCGCGAGTCGCAGTCAGCAATCGAGCCTGATCCGACACTGTCACGCCGGGGATAGCGGCAAGTTGACCCTGAATACCGGCATAGTCGTCAGCGCGCAACGCGGTAACAGCGACGGGATTGCCCCGCCCGCTCGAGAGCGTGTCGAGAATCTTCGCCCGGGTGAGTCTCGCATCGAACGGCCGCAGCAAAGGCTCGAGCGCATCGGCCGCAGCGCCGGGGCTGGTGACGTGCGCGGGGTCCACGGTGATCATCTTCACTGTCTGCTGTGCCATCACTGTCTGGCCAGCCCTGTCACGGATCTCGGGCGGGTCGGGCGGTTGCGGCCGGAAGCGAACTTGTTCGCCCTCCTGCAGCCCTGGCACAAGAATGTCCGGGCGCCACGCTATTTGCCAGTTCTGCCCCTCACGCACAGCGGTGCCGTTGGTGGAGAACACCCATTCGCGGGGCCCGTACGCGCTCCCACCGAGATTCCAGACGGCTCCGAGGGTGAAGTCCGCGCCGTTGCGCCCCGCCGAACCTCCGACGGTGAGGGCCTGCACCACGAACTCCGCCCCGTCCCGGTTAAGCGCGGTGAAAACCCGGTCGATGTCGTCCCGCGCCCGCTCGGGACTGTCCGTGTAACCCGCGGCGAGCGCGGCGTCGCCCTCGGAAAGCGCATCGGTGAAAGCCCGCAGCGTATCCAGCGCATCTGGCCGCGCCGGGGGCGCCTCACACCCGATCAGCGCCGTCGCGCCGAGCACGGCGGCAAGCAGCAACGCGACCGCCGACGAGCGGTTACGCGCGACTGAGACGCGGCGCGGCGGACGGGCTGACGGAGGGCACACAGCCCCGATTGTGCCCGCAGATTGGCAGCCTCCGCAGCGAGGGCCCTGATTCTCAGCGGAATCCCAGCAAGACGTACGGCCGTGACGCTTCTATCCTGACAAGCGTGAACCCCGCAGAATCAGGACCAACCGGATCCAGCGAACAGGCTAAGCTCCTCGACGCGCTCACGAAATATGTGATGACTGAACTATCAGACGACAGTTTCGTCGCTCTCGTGGAGCGCGAGGTTGACTATGGACTGGAGTCGGCGCGGCGACTCACCCTCGGTGATGTCGTCACGCAGGAGCAGGTCGTGGCGGTGGCGTTAAAGTACGCGAGCGACTGGCGCATCGCTGGGGCGATCCCCGAACTCGCGGGTGAAATCGCGCATCGTGTCCATATCCGGACGCTCAGGCAAGTGGGCGAGGAGCTCAGTGACGTGGTGCCAGAGGACAGCGTCGCGGAACTCTCCGAGAAGATCGCCACGATGCCTGCTTTCCACCGCGTGGTCGACCGGGTTTATCACAGCCCAGTCAGCGCCCAGCTGGCAGCATGGTTTGTCTACCACGTGGCTGTCGACTCGCTGCGCCGGAACAGAGCTCTCGCGGACACTATCCCCGGCGTCGGGACGCTGCTTCGTCTGACCGGGTCACTCAGCAGCCGACTCGCGCCTTCGCTGCCTCACATCGTCGACGTGCGTTTTCGGGAAGTGACGGAGCGGATCACTCACTACCTCGTCGCGCACAGTCATAGCCTCAGCGATGAGGAGACACCTGAATCTATCGTTGCGGCGGCGATGGAACTCTGGGACGAGCACGCTCACAGTTCACTGAGTTCGCTGGGCTCTGCCATCACCTCGGAAGATATCGAAGACTTCCTAATTCTCGCGTTCGAATTCTGGCGCGATTTCCGCAAGACGTCCTACTTCAAAGCGATCGTGAGCGAAGGTATCGGATTCTTCTTCGAAAAGTACTCCGACCAAACTCTCGCGGACATCCTCGAGGAAGTCGGGGTCAGCCGCCAGGACATGATCGAGGAAGCGCTCCGGTTCGCTCCCCCGATCATCAGCCTCATATCGGAAAACGGCATGCTTGAGAGGTTCGTCCGGCGTCAGTTCGAACCGTTTGTGAATTCCGACGAGGTGCGCGAACTGTTCACGTAGTTTTTCAGCTCGGCGTTTGCGCCCGTGAAAGCCGCGGTTCCAGCCACTCGATGACATCATCGAGCACCTGCTTCTTTTCAGGCTCGTTGAACAATTCGTGGTAAAGGCCGCTGTACACGTGCAGGGTGCAGTCGGTTTCCGAAATCAAGTCCGGCACCGATCGGCTGCCTGCCACAGCCGTCAGCTTGTCCTCGCTGCCGTGCAATACCAGCAGCGGCACGCGGAGTCGACTGAGGCGCAGTGGCAGTGCTTCCATCGTGAGGACGAGGTGGCGAGCAAGTCCCGCGGGCACAAAGCTGTGGTGAACAAGAGGATCGTTCTTGTACTGCTCGACGACAACGGGATCGCGGGAAACATCGTCCGCTGAGATCTTCTCGACAGGCACGAACGGAAGGTAGCGTCCGAGAGTCTTGCCGAGGGTGACGATGAGCTTTGGCGTACCGGTCGCGAGCTGGATCGCCGGTGCGGACAGAATGACGGCGGAAAGGCCCTCTGGATGGTCCAGCGCATAAGTCAGCGCGATGGTGCCGCCCATG is from Hoyosella subflava DQS3-9A1 and encodes:
- a CDS encoding penicillin-binding transpeptidase domain-containing protein; its protein translation is MCPPSARPPRRVSVARNRSSAVALLLAAVLGATALIGCEAPPARPDALDTLRAFTDALSEGDAALAAGYTDSPERARDDIDRVFTALNRDGAEFVVQALTVGGSAGRNGADFTLGAVWNLGGSAYGPREWVFSTNGTAVREGQNWQIAWRPDILVPGLQEGEQVRFRPQPPDPPEIRDRAGQTVMAQQTVKMITVDPAHVTSPGAAADALEPLLRPFDARLTRAKILDTLSSGRGNPVAVTALRADDYAGIQGQLAAIPGVTVSDQARLLTATRALSSPVFGVLRDSWEERQEESAGWTVELVDVGGSATVLASEPGIPLSDVKTELDLEVQMAAQDAIVDVAEPAVIVALKPSSGAVLAVAQNEAANEFGPIALTGLFPPGAAFTAITALAAMTEGLIMPDETVLCPEEGIYEERRVANPGEETPGEVPFSSAFARSCNTTLAQIALGLSNEALHDMALRLGIGLDLETPGLTTLTGSVPFSESGTERVEASIGQGDVLTSPFGMALVAASIARGSVPEPVLVAPTNGAARDVSSPSATTEAAEGAEGVEELLPLDLALTNALKRMMREVVTEGSAAELGDLPGLIGAVGTAEGDKSDEMHGWFIGIDGDLAFAVFVGEAGTAHAAVDSAGRFLRPLQN
- a CDS encoding alpha/beta hydrolase; translation: MEHSESFFRGVYGTRINYSVWKPDREPVGIVVISHGLGEHAERYAHVAEEFNRLGLVVYAPDHRGHGRSGGRRLGLRTWRDYTADLHTMFAIARRHHTGVPAVLLGHSMGGTIALTYALDHPEGLSAVILSAPAIQLATGTPKLIVTLGKTLGRYLPFVPVEKISADDVSRDPVVVEQYKNDPLVHHSFVPAGLARHLVLTMEALPLRLSRLRVPLLVLHGSEDKLTAVAGSRSVPDLISETDCTLHVYSGLYHELFNEPEKKQVLDDVIEWLEPRLSRAQTPS